GATTTTCACGGCACCACCGCGCAGGACGCGGCGATCTTCGCGCGGGCACTGAAGCGGATCGCATTGCCGCTGGGGCCGGCATCCGGGCCAATGCTCGTCTACGCCGGAGAGGCCGACAGACTCATCGACGCGCGCTGGATCCACGCCGCGGTGCGACGTGCCTGTGCATTGGGGGACACGGTGCAGGAGATCGTCGCGCCGGGTAAGGGGCACGTGGACCCCGAGGGGGAGCGTCTCGGGGTGCAATGGATTGCCGACCGGTTTGCCGGAGTTCCGCCGCCCAGTAACTGCTAGCCATCCGTTGATATTGCTCCGGTATCCTTTGCCGACGTGGCAGCCAAACTGAATTCCTCCATCGATGTGCCCCTCCCTCCCCAGGAGGCCTGGGAGCACGCCTCGGATCTGCGGCGTTTCGATGAGTGGTTGAGCGTTCACACGGCGTGGCGTAGCAAGTTGCCCGAAACCCTGGAAAAGGGCACAGTGATCGACTCGATCGTGTGCGTCAAGGGCATGTACAACCGGGTGAAGTGGACCCTGCAGAAGTACGACCCGCCGACCGGGCTGTTCCTGGACGGACAGGGCAG
The nucleotide sequence above comes from Mycobacteroides saopaulense. Encoded proteins:
- a CDS encoding type II toxin-antitoxin system Rv0910 family toxin, encoding MAAKLNSSIDVPLPPQEAWEHASDLRRFDEWLSVHTAWRSKLPETLEKGTVIDSIVCVKGMYNRVKWTLQKYDPPTGLFLDGQGRGGVKVKLRVTISPKGAGSVVDFNLHLGGPAMFGPIGAVVAAALRSDIDASLSKFVQVFASAS